A single window of Nicotiana sylvestris chromosome 3, ASM39365v2, whole genome shotgun sequence DNA harbors:
- the LOC104248589 gene encoding kinetochore protein SPC25 homolog yields the protein MLRELNKSNGLFKFVRIMREKFQAAVAHGTLPDIASRDQDTSIISMSAPVSSISTDSRSEFSSQLQEHQSEEHNKNSRKLDRAKGGRPVVLSPGSASSLRRSPRFKVKR from the exons ATGCTCAGAGAGTTAAATAAGAGCAATGGACTGTTCAAGTTTGTCAGGATTATGAGGGAAAAGTTTCAAGCAGCTGTAGCACATG GAACTCTTCCTGACATAGCATCTCGTGATCAAGACACTTCCATCATCTCTATGTCAGCCCCGGTTTCTTCCATTTCAACTGATAGTAGAAGTGAGTTTTCATCCCAGCTACAGGAGCATCAGTCTGAAGAACACAACAAAAATTCCAGGAAACTTGATCGTGCAAAAGGGGGTAGGCCAGTAGTGCTCTCTCCTGGATCTGCATCGTCTCTTAGGCGTTCTCCTCGTTTTAAG GTCAAGAGATGA
- the LOC104219131 gene encoding pentatricopeptide repeat-containing protein At1g80550, mitochondrial has protein sequence MLSSVISRYSTFLPSSLLLAQFENFLFHHGYYSTPSKPQNLTSFPNYDDPNSSPPLNLPASSTSASFESLNPTIVQETLSCYNNDWRRALEFFNWAETQCGFQHTIQTCNQLIDILGKFFEFDAAWNMIEKMSSVPSMPDHTTFRVLFKRYVSAHMVKEAIDTFDKAEEFNLRDQISFSNLIDALCEYKHVIEAEELCFPKNKNDVKYSCFKVDTKICNMLLRGWFKMSWWGKCRQFWEEMDTRGVQKDLYSYSIYMDVQCKSGKPWKTEKLYKEMKKKGIDLDVIAYNTVIRAIGISDGVDVAAKLCQEMIELGCKPNVSTYNTLIKLMCENGRYKDAYRLLNQMPSKGCEPNVITYNCFFGCLGKPREILKLFDRMIESGVRPRMDTYVMLMRKFGRWGFLRPVFILWEKMEKQGLSPDVSAYNALIDTLVQKGMVDMARKYDEEMLARGLSAKPRVELGTKLTSADCGSS, from the coding sequence ATGCTTTCGTCTGTTATTTCTCGATATTCAACTTTCTTACCTTCTTCTTTGCTTCTCGCCCAATTCGAAAACTTTCTTTTCCATCATGGTTATTACTCCACTCCCTCCAAACCCCAAAATCTCACTTCCTTTCCCAACTATGATGACCCAAATTCATCCCCACCTCTCAATCTTCCAGCCAGTTCAACAAGTGCTTCCTTTGAATCCCTAAACCCCACCATCGTGCAGGAAACGCTCTCTTGTTACAATAATGACTGGAGAAGAGCTTTAGAGTTCTTCAACTGGGCTGAGACGCAGTGTGGCTTCCAACACACCATCCAAACTTGCAACCAGCTTATTGACATTTTGGGCAAGTTTTTTGAATTTGATGCAGCTTGGAATATGATTGAGAAAATGAGTAGTGTGCCCTCCATGCCCGATCACACCACCTTCCGGGTGTTATTCAAACGTTATGTGTCTGCTCACATGGTTAAAGAAGCAATTGATACGTTTGATAAGGCGGAGGAATTTAATTTAAgagatcaaatttcattttcaaatCTAATTGATGCTCTATGTGAGTATAAGCATGTGATAGAGGCCGAAGAGTTGTGCTTCCCTAAGAACAAGAATGATGTGAAGTATTCTTGTTTTAAAGTGGACACAAAAATATGTAATATGCTTCTTCGTGGGTGGTTCAAAATGAGTTGGTGGGGGAAGTGTAGACAGTTTTGGGAAGAGATGGACACAAGGGGTGTGCAAAAGGATCTATATTCGTACTCTATTTACATGGATGTACAATGCAAGAGCGGAAAACCATGGAAAACTGAAAAATTATacaaagaaatgaagaagaagggaaTTGACTTGGATGTGATCGCGTATAACACTGTCATCCGTGCTATTGGGATTTCAGATGGTGTTGATGTAGCGGCTAAGCTTTGTCAAGAGATGATTGAGTTGGGGTGCAAACCAAATGTTTCTACATATAACACACTCATCAAGCTTAtgtgtgaaaatgggaggtacaAAGACGCATATAGATTGCTTAATCAAATGCCTAGCAAGGGTTGCGAGCCTAATGTCATTACATACAACTGCTTTTTTGGATGCCTTGGAAAGCCCAGAGAGATTCTCAAGTTGTTTGATAGAATGATCGAAAGCGGAGTGCGGCCTAGGATGGACACTTATGTCATGCTTATGAGGAAATTTGGAAGATGGGGATTTCTTCGACCAGTCTTTATTCTTTGGGAAAAGATGGAAAAACAGGGGTTGAGTCCAGATGTGTCTGCTTACAATGCATTAATTGACACGTTGGTGCAAAAGGGTATGGTTGATATGGCACGCAAATATGATGAAGAGATGTTAGCAAGGGGCCTTTCAGCTAAGCCTAGGGTAGAACTGGGGACAAAGTTGACTAGTGCTGACTGTGGAAGCAGCTGA